The proteins below are encoded in one region of Brassica napus cultivar Da-Ae unplaced genomic scaffold, Da-Ae ScsIHWf_1842;HRSCAF=2478, whole genome shotgun sequence:
- the LOC106409265 gene encoding putative F-box protein At3g10240 isoform X2 has protein sequence MEQLSTLDFFLPRDLTSEILLRLPAKSVGKFRCVSKLWLSITTDPCFIKSFGTTRPSLLLCSIQGHNMFVTPSIRSYSSSQPIYPYPMKVLGEHCYFPHMDSVQGLICIVDVDSLKPLVWNPTMGQLLVLPKPKLSSRHMNVFLGYDPVEGKHKVACFPQKKICYVCRVFTLGSGQESWRTVRTNIEHSVAVASGRCIKGVIYYLAFKSQGSDAVVMSFDVRSEIFHMIELPSSIHWDSLITYKGRLACIDANNDKRLWSLEDVTDKHKWSFQDFLSPLYKMFELQGSTHADDCWVYIRQILREICCDDQSFIRLCSQQRAYIHNFHQLLWQGK, from the exons ATGGAGCAACTATCgacattagatttttttttacccaGGGATCTAACCTCAGAGATTCTCTTAAGATTGCCTGCCAAATCTGTTGGGAAATTTCGTTGTGTGTCGAAGCTTTGGTTATCAATCACCACCGATCCATGTTTCATCAAGTCGTTTGGAACTACACGACCAAGTCTTCTACTCTGTTCAATACAAGGTCACAATATGTTTGTTACTCCTTCTATCAGGTCATACTCTTCTTCTCAGCCTATTTATCCTTATCCTATGAAAGTTCTAGGAGAACATTGTTACTTCCCCCATATGGATTCCGTGCAAGGTTTGATCTGTATTGTAGATGTAGACTCCCTGAAGCCCCTAGTTTGGAACCCTACCATGGGCCAATTATTAGTTTTACCTAAACCCAAATTGAGCTCCAGACATATGAACGTGTTTTTAGGATATGATCCAGTCGAAGGTAAACACAAAGTAGCCTGTTttccccaaaaaaaaatatgctaCGTCTGCCGAGTTTTTACCTTGGGATCAGGGCAAGAATCATGGAGGACCGTCAGAACTAACATTGAGCATAGTGTTGCCGTTGCTTCTGGTAGATGCATCAAGGGGGTGATATATTATCTAGCTTTTAAAAGTCAAGGGTCTGATGCGGTTGTTATGAGCTTTGATGTGAGATCTGAAATATTCCATATGATAGAACTACCCTCAAGTATTCATTGGGATTCGCTGATAACTTACAAGGGGAGATTAGCTTGTATTGATGCAAATAATGATAAAAGATTGTGGAGTTTGGAGGATGTAACAGATAAACACAAGTGGTCGTTTCAAGACTTTCTCTCACCTTTATACAAGATGTTTGAACTACAAGGTTCCACTCATGCTG ATGATTGTTGGGTGTACATAAGACAGATTCTCAG GGAAATCTGCTGCGATGATCAAAGCTTTATCAGATTATGTTCACAGCAGAGGGCTTATATACACAATTTTCACCAATTATTATGGCAAGGCAAGTGA
- the LOC106409265 gene encoding putative F-box protein At3g10240 isoform X1, translating to MEQLSTLDFFLPRDLTSEILLRLPAKSVGKFRCVSKLWLSITTDPCFIKSFGTTRPSLLLCSIQGHNMFVTPSIRSYSSSQPIYPYPMKVLGEHCYFPHMDSVQGLICIVDVDSLKPLVWNPTMGQLLVLPKPKLSSRHMNVFLGYDPVEGKHKVACFPQKKICYVCRVFTLGSGQESWRTVRTNIEHSVAVASGRCIKGVIYYLAFKSQGSDAVVMSFDVRSEIFHMIELPSSIHWDSLITYKGRLACIDANNDKRLWSLEDVTDKHKWSFQDFLSPLYKMFELQGSTHAGKSAAMIKALSDYVHSRGLIYTIFTNYYGKASEKTALLLDYFLNELADHIGTYKLKEETDDLVATREIS from the exons ATGGAGCAACTATCgacattagatttttttttacccaGGGATCTAACCTCAGAGATTCTCTTAAGATTGCCTGCCAAATCTGTTGGGAAATTTCGTTGTGTGTCGAAGCTTTGGTTATCAATCACCACCGATCCATGTTTCATCAAGTCGTTTGGAACTACACGACCAAGTCTTCTACTCTGTTCAATACAAGGTCACAATATGTTTGTTACTCCTTCTATCAGGTCATACTCTTCTTCTCAGCCTATTTATCCTTATCCTATGAAAGTTCTAGGAGAACATTGTTACTTCCCCCATATGGATTCCGTGCAAGGTTTGATCTGTATTGTAGATGTAGACTCCCTGAAGCCCCTAGTTTGGAACCCTACCATGGGCCAATTATTAGTTTTACCTAAACCCAAATTGAGCTCCAGACATATGAACGTGTTTTTAGGATATGATCCAGTCGAAGGTAAACACAAAGTAGCCTGTTttccccaaaaaaaaatatgctaCGTCTGCCGAGTTTTTACCTTGGGATCAGGGCAAGAATCATGGAGGACCGTCAGAACTAACATTGAGCATAGTGTTGCCGTTGCTTCTGGTAGATGCATCAAGGGGGTGATATATTATCTAGCTTTTAAAAGTCAAGGGTCTGATGCGGTTGTTATGAGCTTTGATGTGAGATCTGAAATATTCCATATGATAGAACTACCCTCAAGTATTCATTGGGATTCGCTGATAACTTACAAGGGGAGATTAGCTTGTATTGATGCAAATAATGATAAAAGATTGTGGAGTTTGGAGGATGTAACAGATAAACACAAGTGGTCGTTTCAAGACTTTCTCTCACCTTTATACAAGATGTTTGAACTACAAGGTTCCACTCATGCTG GGAAATCTGCTGCGATGATCAAAGCTTTATCAGATTATGTTCACAGCAGAGGGCTTATATACACAATTTTCACCAATTATTATGGCAAGGCAAGTGAAAAAACAG CGTTGCTCCTTgattattttttgaatgaattggCTGATCATATCGGAACATACAAGCTGAAGGAGGAAACAGACGACTTGGTAGCAACCAGGGAGATCTCATAA